In the Sphingobacterium sp. PCS056 genome, TATCGCGATTGTCGGTACGCTTACGGCCTTACCATTTGTCCATATTCCGATTTCGATATCTGCATCGGGAGTGATTAGACCGCAAACTGAAAACAGCAAGATCATATCGCTGGTCAGTGGCCGTGTTGTCGAAAGTCGTATCCAGGGAAACAATCAGAAGGTGGTGGAGGGTGATACCTTATTTGTAATCGTATCAAAAGATCTACAGAATAAATTGGAGCTGAATCAGCATCTGGAGGCTGACTATGCACAGCAGATCGCAGATCTAAAGCTCCTCCTTTCTAGCAATTATAAGGGCTTGCGAAGTGGCTTGTATCAGATGGAACTTGTCTCGATGCAGCAACGGATGTCGGAAGTGCAATCGCAACTGACCTTAGCTAAACGTGAATTGGATCGTAATGAACTGTTGTTTAAACAAGGTATCATAGCGCAGGCAGAATTTGATAAAAGTAGATATGCGTATGAACAATTGGAAAATCAAATGCTATCCATCGAGAAACAGCAGATGGCGCAATGGAGTGCCAAGTTGATCGAGCTGCAACAAAAACATCAATCTACAGCTTCGGAGCGCCATGCGATTTATATCGATGGTGAAAATTATATCGTCCGGGCTCCGCTTAGTGGTACGGTGATTAATTTGAAGGGTTTCCAAAAAGGAAGTCAAATTATACAGGGACAGGATATATTGGAAATATCACCAGAAGATAATCTGGTGGCTGAATGTATGGTGCCTGCAAATGCCATTGGCTATATCAAAGATAAGCAAGTGGTCAAATTTCAGATGGATACTTACAATTACAATCAATGGGGTTTCTTAACAGGATCTGTGAAAGACATTGATTATAATCTGGTCTCTGATCAGAAGAATGCTGCCTTCTTCAAAGTTCGCTGTCATATGGATGCCAATTATCTGAGTTTGCCAAACGGCAACAAAGTGATGGTCGGTAAAGGCAATACTTTTAATGCTCGTTTTTTTCTGGTGGACCGTACGCTCTGGCAATTGCTTTTTGATCGGGCTGATGATCTTTTTAACCCCAATCTGGGAAATAAAAACTCTTGATTTTTGGCTATTCGAATGAAAGAGGCATGTGCTGTGACGAGGTCGTAGCCATGAATAATGACTCATGATCGGGCCATAATAATGAATAAACGAAGGGAAAAAGCTGTATGAAGTGTCGGCTAAATATTAAAAATAGATAATAATTATCATGAAAAAATCTCCAGTCCGTATTAAGCAACATGATATTCGAGATTGCGGAGCTGCTTGTCTGGCTTCCGTTGCAAGTTACTATGGATTAGATATTCCAATAGCAAAGATCAGACAATACTGTCATACCGATACGCGAGGTACAAATGTATTGGGTATGATTCAAGGATTGCAGGAATTGGGTTTTACGGCTAAAGGAGTGAAAGGTAGTATCGATGCCATTCCACAGATACCGTTGCCAGCAATCGCACATGTGGTCTTAAATGGTCAGCTACAGCATTATGTCGTGATCTATAAGGTTCATAAAAACCAGATCACGGTAATGGATCCGGGGCCCGGAAAAGTACAGCAGTACAGCATGGAGGAATTTCAGAAGATCTGGACGGGTGTATTGATCTTATTGGAACCGAATGAATATTTTAAGCAGCGCAATGAAAAAAAAGGTGTCTACAATCGGTTCTGGAACTTGATTCAGCCGCATAAGTCCATTATTTTACAGGCGCTGGTCGGTGCGGTGATTTATACCTTACTCGGTCTGTCATCTTCCTTTTATATCCAGAAAATAACAGACTATGTACTGGTGGATGGCAATGTTCGGCTGCTCAATCTGCTTTCTGTGGCTATGTTGGTGATCTTGTTATTTCAATTGATCATCGGCACGCTCAAAAGTGTGATGGTCCTGCAGACGGGACAGCGTATTGACCGCTATTTGATCTTAGGTTATTATCAGCATTTGCTCCGTCTTCCACAGCGTTTTTTTGACACGATGAAGGTGGGTGAGATTATCTCAAGAGTCAATGATGCGGTCAAGATTCGGGCATTTATCAATGATGTTGCTATTCAGGCTGTTGTCAATGTACTGATTGTGATTTTCTCATTTGCATTGATGTTTTCCTATTTCTGGAAATTGGCACTGATTATTTTATTGGTGATCCCACTTTATTTTTTTGTGTATTGGCTGACCAATAAATTAAATAAAAAGGTGGAACGTCGGCTGATGGAAGAAGGGGCTGAATTGGAATCGCATCTGGTGGAGTCGCTCAATGCGGTCAAGACCATCAAGCAGTTTGGTATGGAAACTTATTTTAACAGCGGTACGGATCAGAAGTTTAGCCATCTGTTGAAAACTATTTACTCGTCTGTATTGAATGGTCTTTTTTCGGCAACATCGAGTGAGTTTCTTTCACGCCTGTTTACCATTATCTTGCTATGGGCTGGATCTTATTATGTGATCGATCGGACGATTACCCCCGGAGAGTTACTATCCTTCTATGCACTGATCGGATATTTAACAGGTCCGGTGAGCCAGTTGATCGGGATGAATAAAACATTGCAAAATGCATTGATTGCTGCGGATCGTCTGTTTGAAATCATGGATCTGGAACGTGAAGAAAGTGAAGGTAAACTGGACTTGGCAAGCAGCCAGGTGGGTGATATTGTTTTTGAAAATATTCGTTTTTCTTACGGTTCTCGTGTTGAAGTATTCAAGGATTTCAGTTGCCGATTTGAAAAAGGAAAGATGACTGCTATCATCGGTGAAAGCGGAAGTGGGAAAACAACCTTAGGGGCTCTGATCCAACAATTGTATCCTGTCCAATCGGGAAAGATCCACATCGGTCAATATGACCTCAGTTATATCTCTAAGCAATCGCTCCGCGAGCGAATCGCAGTGGTGCCGCAACAGATCGACCTGTTCTCTGGAAATGTGGTGGACAATATTGCGGTGGGAGAGCAGGTTCCAGATTTTCAACGGATGATGGATGTTGTAAAAGAACTGGATATGATGTCCTTTATTGAGAAATTGCCTGCTGGATTTGAAACGTATCTAGGTGAAAACGGCTCTATGCTTTCTGGTGGACAAAGGCAGCGTATCGCCATTGCTCGTGCACTATACCGCGATCCTGATATCTTGATCCTGGATGAAGCGACCTCGGCATTGGATACCGAAACAGAATTGATCATTCAGCGTGCTTTCGACCGATTTCGGGATGATGGAAAGACGATGTTGGTCATCGCTCATCGCTTGAGTACCATAGCTGGTGCGGACACGATTATGGTCATGAAAGAAGGGCAGATAATCGAACAGGGGAGTCATGAGGAACTATTGCTGAGCGAATCTGCTTATAGACAGATGTGGAAAAAACAATCGGTTATACTGGACTAATTCATGAAAAAATTACTTCTCATCATACTCGTGTTCTCTTGGACAATAGGGGCGGCATGGGCTCAGAAGCGATGGTCTCTGGCGGACTGTGTGGCTTATGCGATCGATCATAATCTGCCAATAAAACGTCAGGATATTTTAGTGGCGATTAAAAATCTGGATCAGGAAATGGCGCGTAGGGAACGTTTGCCTGCTGTAGGTGGATATTTTAATGGGTACAGCACATTTGGTCACTCGCAAGATGTATTTGGCACGATCCGCCGCAATGATAACTTCAATAGCAATATGGGGATCAATGCGGAGGTCACGCTGTATCAATATAATTATCTGCGCAATCAGGCGAAGAAAGCAACGCTGCAATCGGAACAGGAGGAACTGGAAAAGGGAATTTTAAAAAGGGATTTAACGCTTAAGGTCGTGCAAAGTTATTTGGAAGTGTTGCTGTCTCAGGCTTTAGTACAGGCGCAGGATTCGGCAATCAATTTTTCCTTGCAACTGCTTGATAAAGCGGAGAAAAGTACAGCTATAGGGGCATCTGCACCTGCGGTCGTATTTGAAGCCAAAGCGAATCTGGCAAGGGAAAAACAGCAATTTCAGCAGTATCACAAAGAAGCTCAGCAGGCAAAATTAACCTTGGCGCAGTATATGAATTATACGGATTATCATACGTTAATCGTAGACGACCCTGTGCTGGAAGCAGAGGTTTTTAAAACGGAGGTCAACAGGTCTACATCGGATCTTATCCCAGCAGCTTTTGAAAACAATCCCGTTCTTGCAAAACTTGAAAATCAGCTTCTGGAATTAGAGGTGGAAGCTAAGCTGATCAAAGCTGCAGACTATCCCATGGTCAAAGGCTCGGCTAGTCTGGGAACTACGTATTTCAATGCTTTTAAGGTGCCCAATGAACGCCTATTTTTTGTTCAGACCAAAGATAATTTTGCGCAGCAAATTGCTGTAGCGGTCACGGTTCCCATTTTTAATAAAGGGAAGACGAAGCGGCAGTTGCAGCAGCTGAATTTGCGTAAAAAGGAAATTGGACTGTTGGGGGATCATGAAAAACAGCAACAGGTACAGATCTTAGAAAAGTTGCAGCTCGACTGGATAGAGAGTAAGCAGCAATATGAGATCTCGACCGAAGCATTTGCTGCAACACAGGAATCATTGGCGTATTCTAAACTGAGTTTTATGGCTGGTAAAGCGTCCATTTACGATATTAATACGAGTAAAAATAATCTCATCAAATCCGAATCCGAAATGATACGAGCCCGATATAATTCGCTATTTAGCCTTTTGATGCTGCATTATCAGGTATCGGGCGATATTAAATTTTCTAATCATATACATTAAATCATAGGTTATGCAATTATTCAAATACATTGAAAGGATCAACTTAATGGATCGATTGATCCGTCAGAGGAGAACAGGTACACAAGCTGAATTTGCAACTCGTCTTGGACTTTCTGTATCGAGACTAGCGCGTATTATTGAGTACCTAAAGGGGATAGGGGCTCCGTTGGAGTATGATCGATCTCGAAATACTTATTATTATCAAGAAGAGTATTCTATTCAGATTAAGGTCGATATCCAGCAGCTCAATCATCAGCAGATCCGACATATTTCGGCAGGTAGATATTATTTTTCAAATACAATTGCAAATGCTTTTTTTGAGCATTGAAGGCACTTAATTTAGTATTGTTGATCAACAAAGCAGTTATCCGAAAAGGCTTAATAGAGTAGGAGTAATTTTTTATAAATACAAATATGAATAACTTAGAATTAAAATCAATCGGTGTTCAGGAATTGGATACTAATGAGATGGTAAATTTTGAAGGGGGATTTTTACCAGCTGTTGCTATCGGAATCATTTGGGGAGTACAATTGGGATTGTCAGCTGTAGGAGTAGGTATGTATTTAGCAAATAAAGATAAATAATTGAAATTTTAAAATATGGAACATTTAACATTGAAATTAGAGAATTTGAGTCAAGAAGAAATGATTCAAATTGATGGTGGGATATTACCAATCATTGCAGGGGCAGCAATTCTTAAAGGTGTTGGGATAGGTTTTGGTGCCGTAGCGGCTGGAGTTGGTTTAGTTGCAGCTGCTAAGGAGTTATTTTCTTAATGAACAGCAAAAAGCGATTTAAAAACTATTACAGAACTATATTCATTTTTGCTTGGATAATATGCTGTACTTGGTTTTTGATTAAGGCAGGAAAATATCTAGTCTCCTAAAATATAATATTAATCGAAAAACAATAAGCGTTTTTCGATTAATATTGAGAGAATTAAATTGATTTACTTTATTCATGATGAGTCGTATTTTAAGTGAAACAGAGAAAGAGGAATTTACAATTAAAGAGAAAGATGCTAGTAATTTGATATTAAAATTGGTGTTCCCTATCAGTTTGATGCTATTTATATGCTATTACGCTATTTGGAAACATCAATTTGAAATTGAAAATATTCGACATCATGTACACGGTATGAGCGCAGTTGATCTAAGTTTATACTGTCTGTATATCGTTATTTCTATATTATTTGGAATTGTATTACATGAATTACTACATGGACTTACGTGGGTACTCTGTTCAAATATTGGTGGATTTAAATCAATAAAATTTGGAATTATAAAAGAAACATTAACACCTTACTGCCATTGTAAGGCTCCTCTAAAAAGAAATTCTTATATTTTAGGTATAATTATGCCGGCAATTGTTTTAGGACTAGTTCCGATTTTGATAGGCTTGTCTATAGGTAATATATTGATTTATTTTTTCGGTTATATTTTTATTTTAGTTGCAATGGGCGATTTTATGATTACTTATTATTTACTCAAACATGTTAGTAAATCGTGCAGTGTGCAGGACCATCATAGTAAAATTGGTTTCTTTATTTTTAAGAAGGTTTAACATTTTAAAATAAGTAATTTTTCTATGTCACAAGGATATTGATAAAGGAAATGATATCTATTACTTCAATCTATTACGGATTTGTAATTGACACCTTTAAACAGTTCGATCATCTACAAATCAGATATATTTTTGCAGGTTAATATAATTTTTCAAATACTACTGCCAATGCTTTTTTTGAGCATTGAGCAACTGTAATTTGTGAAATGAAACAGAGTGATTTACAGTAGTTCGTCCCACTTTATTTTTGTTATTGATGTCGGAAAATTTATGTGGGTAAAGTATTTAATAGGCTATATTGCTATTTTGATTTCCTGTTTTTTGGCAGCTTTTATTAATTTATTTTAACCTACTCTTATAGCAATGAAGTCTTTTGCTGCTTAACTTTTTTAATTTAATAAGATGATAATTTTGCATGTAATTTATGGAATTGTTTGCTAATAAATAGTATTCAATTTTTCCTATTTCTTAAAAAGAGGAGTTCTGAAAATAAAAATACGAACGAAGATCTATTACATCTGAAAGCAGATTGATAGGAAATTTCTGCTCCATGTACATTCGATACTCAATAGTAGTTATAAGCGGGAAAAGGGGCAGCATGGATTGTAGCAGGTAGTATATTTGCAGCAGGTGTTTATGTGGGAGTAATTGAATAATTTTAAATTGGTTTATATGTATTCGTCGGGATTATTTTATTCGAAATCGGCAAATTTGTTGCTCATATTTTTAAAATAGGTATTTCTTTGAAAATAGAAATAAACATGAATCTTAGCGGCTCTGACCAAGAGAAAATTATTTGATCTTGATGCCGGATAAGTATAGAATTGGTCGAGTAGCAATTGCCGTTACTCGACTAATTTGTTTTGAGGAATTAATACATGATATTGAGATAGGTGCTTCTTTACAGTAAAAAAGCATTATGGAAATCCGTTTTCTGCATCTTATCTGAAGAAAGATAAGGTGGAGCAGATCAATGATATGGTGACACTGATGGTGGTCGACGAATCACTTATTCAACAGATATTGATCTTTTTAATAAATTGATCGATATTCACTCGAACGACAATGGGAAAGGTATCTGAACATCATCAGCATTTTAGATTTCCAAATCGTTTACTCATTTTTTGTAACTGTTTAATTAATCATATATGTTTGGTAAAGTCACGTTGAGAAATGTGGCTTTATTTATTTTAATCGCTTCTGTACTTTTTTAGGATACTCGCTTCTGTATGGTTTTCACCGGCATAGAGTAAGATAACATAGTGAGGTGTCGGTTTTATAGAGTCTCGTAGTGCTGGAGGATGGTGGGCTGTTGAATGGCCTGCTATAATACTAGCAGTCGATTTAGGATCTGAAATCCGATTGCTACCAGTTGCAGCTGAGGTCTGGGGAGGTGCTATTATTTTTTTTAAATAACTGAATTCACCTTGGTCAAGGAAAGGAATTTCTTGCTGCTTATCATAAGAGGGGTAGTCAGAAGTCACATACTGGACTTCAATCCAACACATGCGCAGCTTTGATGTTAAAAAATATGTGGTTATGCATAGTAAAATCATACATAATGTAAATCCCAATAGATAACAAAGATGTTTCCATTGGAAATTAAGACTTATGGTATTACTTTTTTTTTCCTTTGCTGCAATAGGGGTTCTGATCATGAAGAAACTATCCTGAGGGAATATCCAATCTTCTTTTGGATATATGTTGGATGATGATCGTGTCTTTTTTTGATGAAGACCAGAGCTACTATTTTTGTTCGATCCTTCTTTTTTTGTATATAATACATGTTGCTGTATTCCAGTCCATCTATTTTCTAACCTTTTTTCTTTCTTTATTTCGGCAAAGATTTCTTCTCCTCTATATCTATTTTTAAAGTGTGTTTTGGAATGTTGATTTTTAAAATTGGAATTTTCGATTAGGCTATCTTGAATGCCCTTTTCTTTACTCTTGTTACCTGCACCTTCTTTACTCTGTTTTTCGTCAAGATGTTGTTGAATGTCCTGATTCTCATCTATACGATTGTCGATTCCGACCATTCCACTCTCCTTCATACCAACTTGTTGACACCCTATTCCTTCATATTTTCCCTCTGTTTTAATTTTAATATTCTGGTTTTCTATATGTTCTAGATGTTTTGGAAGAACTGTTTTTTTTTGATGACGTAATTGACGCCATTTATGAAATGGTCTTGACGAAAATTGGATCAGTATAGCCAATAGTTTGACAATATTTTCATCTGGATTGCTTGTCTTGGCCATCATAAAGTTCTTGAGTGGCTTCAATTTATCCAATTCAAAACGACGAATGCCCGTTTCAAGATCAGCATACTTATTCGTAGGATTAAAGAAATCTTGAAATACTTGGATATCTTCTTTCGACAATCCATTTGCATACAATTTGAGGCTTAAATTTCTCAAATTGCCTGGCGTCGGATGCTCTAATCGAGTATCCAATTCATGTCGCAATAGCATGTCTCTATAGGTTCCAATAACCTCTTTTTTAAATTCTTCAAATTCAAACATTGTTCAAAATTAAACCAACGATATGGTCTGATTTTACGGTTTTCCGTAAAATTCAAGATCATTTATGAGCTTTTTACACATGGAATAATCGGAATTTTTGGAATAGTTGCGGAATATGTGGAAATATTGGAATTACCTGATAATTAGAATTTTAAGTGCTATAAATTTGATTTCGAAATCAGTTGATCGATCAACTAGTCCTTTCTAGGAAAGTGACGAATAGATTTTGAACGAGTACCTATTGCGGTAGTTTTTAACCGGTTTGGGAAGCAGTTAACAGCTCCCGCGATAGCCACTCACAGACTTCCCAAAAAATTCAGAAGGCCTTCTGAAAACATTGTAGTAACCCCGAGCACGAAGCTCGCGGGACTACCAGGTTTTTGACTTTTAATTTTTTGAAACATGTGGTATTTCATTTTAGCCCTTTTATTTGGAAATCCTTCCAATAGCAATACAAGTAACGACCAAACAATGTATAGTATACAGACGGACGATAATGACGGTGATGGAACGGATCATGGAGGTGTAACTATCCCTATTCGTCCAGGAAAATAGAAATGTATAATTACAAGATAAAAAGAAGTTTTCTCAATTTTAGAGAGAGCTTCTTTTTTATAAAATATAAAGAATTATTTGAATCATGTTATAATTTTATAGTGTAATATAAGAGTCTGGATTTTTGTATTTACTTATTTTGTTTTTAACAAGTTGGTTGTTTTTGAAGTAAAAATTCGATATTTTAGTACA is a window encoding:
- a CDS encoding HlyD family secretion protein, which gives rise to MGKTNIIYVLLLIAIVGTLTALPFVHIPISISASGVIRPQTENSKIISLVSGRVVESRIQGNNQKVVEGDTLFVIVSKDLQNKLELNQHLEADYAQQIADLKLLLSSNYKGLRSGLYQMELVSMQQRMSEVQSQLTLAKRELDRNELLFKQGIIAQAEFDKSRYAYEQLENQMLSIEKQQMAQWSAKLIELQQKHQSTASERHAIYIDGENYIVRAPLSGTVINLKGFQKGSQIIQGQDILEISPEDNLVAECMVPANAIGYIKDKQVVKFQMDTYNYNQWGFLTGSVKDIDYNLVSDQKNAAFFKVRCHMDANYLSLPNGNKVMVGKGNTFNARFFLVDRTLWQLLFDRADDLFNPNLGNKNS
- a CDS encoding peptidase domain-containing ABC transporter, with product MKKSPVRIKQHDIRDCGAACLASVASYYGLDIPIAKIRQYCHTDTRGTNVLGMIQGLQELGFTAKGVKGSIDAIPQIPLPAIAHVVLNGQLQHYVVIYKVHKNQITVMDPGPGKVQQYSMEEFQKIWTGVLILLEPNEYFKQRNEKKGVYNRFWNLIQPHKSIILQALVGAVIYTLLGLSSSFYIQKITDYVLVDGNVRLLNLLSVAMLVILLFQLIIGTLKSVMVLQTGQRIDRYLILGYYQHLLRLPQRFFDTMKVGEIISRVNDAVKIRAFINDVAIQAVVNVLIVIFSFALMFSYFWKLALIILLVIPLYFFVYWLTNKLNKKVERRLMEEGAELESHLVESLNAVKTIKQFGMETYFNSGTDQKFSHLLKTIYSSVLNGLFSATSSEFLSRLFTIILLWAGSYYVIDRTITPGELLSFYALIGYLTGPVSQLIGMNKTLQNALIAADRLFEIMDLEREESEGKLDLASSQVGDIVFENIRFSYGSRVEVFKDFSCRFEKGKMTAIIGESGSGKTTLGALIQQLYPVQSGKIHIGQYDLSYISKQSLRERIAVVPQQIDLFSGNVVDNIAVGEQVPDFQRMMDVVKELDMMSFIEKLPAGFETYLGENGSMLSGGQRQRIAIARALYRDPDILILDEATSALDTETELIIQRAFDRFRDDGKTMLVIAHRLSTIAGADTIMVMKEGQIIEQGSHEELLLSESAYRQMWKKQSVILD
- a CDS encoding TolC family protein, producing the protein MKKLLLIILVFSWTIGAAWAQKRWSLADCVAYAIDHNLPIKRQDILVAIKNLDQEMARRERLPAVGGYFNGYSTFGHSQDVFGTIRRNDNFNSNMGINAEVTLYQYNYLRNQAKKATLQSEQEELEKGILKRDLTLKVVQSYLEVLLSQALVQAQDSAINFSLQLLDKAEKSTAIGASAPAVVFEAKANLAREKQQFQQYHKEAQQAKLTLAQYMNYTDYHTLIVDDPVLEAEVFKTEVNRSTSDLIPAAFENNPVLAKLENQLLELEVEAKLIKAADYPMVKGSASLGTTYFNAFKVPNERLFFVQTKDNFAQQIAVAVTVPIFNKGKTKRQLQQLNLRKKEIGLLGDHEKQQQVQILEKLQLDWIESKQQYEISTEAFAATQESLAYSKLSFMAGKASIYDINTSKNNLIKSESEMIRARYNSLFSLLMLHYQVSGDIKFSNHIH
- a CDS encoding class IIb bacteriocin, lactobin A/cerein 7B family, whose translation is MNNLELKSIGVQELDTNEMVNFEGGFLPAVAIGIIWGVQLGLSAVGVGMYLANKDK
- a CDS encoding DUF3267 domain-containing protein; translation: MMSRILSETEKEEFTIKEKDASNLILKLVFPISLMLFICYYAIWKHQFEIENIRHHVHGMSAVDLSLYCLYIVISILFGIVLHELLHGLTWVLCSNIGGFKSIKFGIIKETLTPYCHCKAPLKRNSYILGIIMPAIVLGLVPILIGLSIGNILIYFFGYIFILVAMGDFMITYYLLKHVSKSCSVQDHHSKIGFFIFKKV